The proteins below are encoded in one region of Bacteroides uniformis:
- a CDS encoding NVEALA domain-containing protein, which produces MKSKVKLLGALAISAISVLSYVQISHSEKLDDLLLENIEALAAGESGDDSKCFGSGSIVCPLTNQGVAHVQIYYSLPH; this is translated from the coding sequence ATGAAAAGCAAGGTGAAGTTATTAGGAGCTTTGGCAATTAGTGCCATTTCGGTTTTAAGCTATGTTCAAATTAGTCATTCGGAAAAGCTGGATGATTTGCTATTGGAAAATATAGAGGCATTGGCTGCTGGTGAGAGTGGGGATGATAGCAAATGTTTTGGGAGTGGTTCAATAGTTTGTCCTTTAACAAATCAAGGAGTAGCTCATGTGCAAATTTATTATAGCCTGCCTCATTAG
- a CDS encoding BF3164 family lipoprotein yields MCKFIIACLISLSALSFSSCTQKKVATSVAYMDFPQTIELKARVQPLDTALFRYPFRVRVQGDKAVVMDLHGTDYFCHVFHYPGFRYFASFGKRGEAPEEMLSAENIRWHGQSLWGLDAGKSVLTKYDFTSSGCSIVPQKVINMDADMLRVLDFVMVDDFTFIVPDGSGSSRFCWVNYQGKLLRRTGQIPSANAEALQNARPALAQAWRSFIDYNPRNGVLAAVTQLGEVLEVFNLKDSTHVVRIGPHGEPEFKISQGYGIPTGIMGFSDVQVADSAIYAVFHGRSFKEIAQNVQQGVYLPDGGRYIYVFSLTGEPLCRYVLDHYVYGISVDEQKGIILATDVNKDDPIIEYSMK; encoded by the coding sequence ATGTGCAAATTTATTATAGCCTGCCTCATTAGCCTATCCGCACTGTCCTTTTCCTCTTGTACGCAGAAAAAAGTAGCAACTTCTGTTGCCTACATGGATTTTCCGCAAACAATCGAGCTGAAAGCGAGGGTGCAGCCATTGGACACCGCTTTGTTCCGTTATCCGTTCCGCGTTCGGGTGCAGGGTGATAAGGCTGTGGTAATGGATTTGCATGGCACGGACTACTTTTGCCATGTTTTCCACTATCCGGGTTTCCGCTATTTTGCTTCGTTCGGCAAGCGGGGCGAGGCTCCCGAAGAGATGCTTTCTGCTGAAAATATCCGATGGCATGGTCAATCTCTGTGGGGACTTGATGCTGGTAAGTCCGTATTAACCAAGTATGATTTTACTTCGTCGGGTTGCTCAATCGTTCCTCAGAAAGTGATAAATATGGATGCTGACATGCTTCGCGTTTTAGACTTTGTGATGGTTGACGACTTTACCTTCATTGTTCCGGACGGATCTGGCAGTAGCCGCTTTTGCTGGGTAAACTATCAAGGGAAATTATTGCGCAGAACCGGTCAAATACCGTCAGCCAATGCGGAGGCTTTACAGAATGCCCGTCCTGCATTGGCTCAGGCATGGCGTAGCTTCATCGACTATAATCCCCGAAATGGAGTGCTGGCAGCAGTTACCCAGTTGGGCGAAGTACTTGAAGTCTTTAATTTGAAAGATAGTACGCATGTGGTACGCATTGGTCCGCACGGTGAACCGGAGTTTAAGATTTCTCAGGGTTATGGTATTCCTACGGGTATCATGGGATTTAGCGATGTCCAAGTGGCAGACAGTGCTATCTATGCGGTTTTTCATGGGCGCTCTTTTAAGGAAATTGCGCAAAATGTACAGCAAGGTGTCTATTTGCCGGATGGAGGACGGTATATCTATGTTTTTAGTCTGACCGGCGAACCTCTCTGCAGGTATGTGTTAGATCATTATGTTTATGGCATATCGGTAGATGAACAAAAAGGAATAATCTTGGCAACGGATGTGAATAAAGATGATCCGATAATAGAGTATAGTATGAAATAA
- a CDS encoding NVEALA domain-containing protein — MKKMIKIAFVAAFVAIAGYGVYTNQKSETLSDLTLANVEALAGGESGGYYCCSPYSYECYRIVGGGIVHGLRLPLPC, encoded by the coding sequence ATGAAGAAAATGATTAAGATAGCTTTTGTTGCAGCATTTGTAGCGATTGCAGGATATGGTGTTTATACAAATCAGAAATCGGAGACATTGTCTGATTTAACATTGGCTAATGTGGAAGCATTGGCTGGTGGTGAAAGTGGAGGGTATTATTGCTGCAGTCCATATAGTTACGAGTGTTATCGCATTGTAGGTGGTGGTATTGTGCATGGACTGAGACTTCCTTTACCTTGTTAA
- a CDS encoding BF3164 family lipoprotein, whose protein sequence is MNKMNRFLWGVLYIVFLSACNNKPPQTIGELFPETFSLNQRKECLISEDSLGRVEGIACDEENLVVFDTRSNQCFTLFDQQSGRQIGRFGNIGQGPLEIMFGSSGYLEKKCLVTYNDQSRIVMKYSLDSLRSGVVDGAPTRLTKHKISNALISRLITINDSIFVVGGMYEARYQHLIFDANNRVLDYGIDVYNAADSSFNAITRYLSNQGCMAKHPYKNEFAYSVNFSSNLDFFEIVDNKIKLKKTMRLGNPICESVVEDGGQLFSTRLTKESIHGFIEVCPTPKYLYALYSAGKIYEVQRKSKTVFVFDWDGNPIKELLLDMDVFHIAVNEKDKKMFAVVKNEEGGFNIICYVL, encoded by the coding sequence ATGAATAAAATGAATAGATTCTTGTGGGGAGTATTGTACATCGTGTTTTTAAGTGCTTGCAATAATAAACCACCTCAAACAATTGGGGAATTATTTCCTGAAACGTTTTCCTTGAATCAAAGAAAAGAATGCCTAATCAGTGAAGATTCCTTAGGTCGTGTAGAAGGTATTGCATGTGACGAGGAAAATCTGGTTGTTTTTGATACACGTTCCAATCAATGTTTTACATTGTTCGATCAACAGTCGGGTAGACAGATTGGTCGTTTTGGAAATATAGGGCAGGGTCCTTTGGAAATAATGTTTGGTAGTAGTGGCTATTTAGAAAAAAAGTGTCTAGTGACATATAATGACCAAAGTAGAATAGTGATGAAATATAGCCTTGATTCTTTGCGGAGTGGTGTGGTTGATGGTGCTCCTACACGTCTGACGAAGCATAAAATATCGAATGCTCTAATATCGAGGCTTATTACTATTAATGATTCTATTTTTGTAGTAGGAGGAATGTATGAAGCGCGTTATCAGCATTTAATATTTGATGCAAACAATCGTGTGTTAGATTATGGTATAGATGTTTATAATGCTGCTGATAGTAGTTTCAATGCTATAACTAGATATCTTTCCAATCAAGGATGTATGGCAAAGCATCCGTATAAAAATGAGTTTGCCTATTCTGTTAATTTTTCGTCTAACTTGGATTTCTTTGAAATAGTTGATAATAAAATTAAACTTAAAAAAACGATGCGTTTAGGGAATCCTATATGTGAATCTGTAGTAGAGGATGGTGGGCAATTGTTTAGTACACGTCTAACCAAAGAAAGTATTCATGGTTTTATTGAAGTGTGCCCAACACCTAAGTATCTGTATGCTTTATATTCGGCTGGGAAAATATATGAAGTTCAAAGAAAATCGAAAACTGTATTTGTCTTTGATTGGGATGGTAATCCCATAAAAGAACTTCTACTTGATATGGATGTGTTTCATATTGCAGTTAATGAAAAAGATAAAAAGATGTTTGCTGTTGTAAAAAATGAAGAGGGTGGGTTTAATATTATATGTTATGTATTATAA
- a CDS encoding DUF1573 domain-containing protein: MYIMVLLILFSSCQNKTKNHVIQLVREWEGKEIQFPPNSVFTIQGKDTIKHSGDNCDYKIVTYIDSIGCTSCKLQLQNWKDFILKMDSLNHDKVSFLFYFYPKDKSELRFIFQRDSFEYPICLDENDSFNKLNHFPSDMTFQTFLLNRNNKVLAIGNPIHNPKIRELYVKIIRGESIAIENESKDIKTEVATDKVSILLGVFDWQKEQKAIFTLKNIGDNPLVIQDVATSCGCTTVAYSKEPALPGKEIDLEVVYKAEHPEHFDKTITVYCNAETSPLVLKISGDAK, translated from the coding sequence ATGTATATTATGGTATTACTGATTCTGTTCTCCTCTTGTCAGAACAAAACAAAGAATCATGTTATACAATTAGTGAGAGAGTGGGAAGGAAAAGAAATACAATTCCCTCCTAATTCTGTGTTTACTATTCAAGGGAAAGACACTATAAAGCATTCAGGAGATAACTGTGATTACAAAATAGTAACTTATATTGATTCTATAGGTTGCACGAGCTGTAAATTGCAGTTGCAAAATTGGAAAGATTTTATACTTAAGATGGATTCTCTAAACCATGATAAAGTATCATTCCTTTTTTACTTTTATCCTAAAGATAAGTCTGAACTACGTTTTATATTTCAACGTGACAGTTTTGAGTATCCGATTTGTTTGGATGAGAATGATAGTTTTAATAAGCTAAATCATTTTCCTTCAGATATGACTTTTCAAACTTTTCTATTGAATCGGAATAATAAAGTACTTGCTATCGGTAATCCTATTCATAATCCTAAAATAAGAGAGTTGTATGTTAAGATAATTCGAGGTGAGAGTATAGCAATAGAGAATGAAAGTAAGGATATTAAAACAGAAGTTGCCACGGACAAAGTTTCCATCTTGTTAGGTGTTTTTGATTGGCAGAAAGAACAAAAGGCAATTTTTACTTTGAAGAATATCGGAGATAACCCATTGGTTATACAAGATGTTGCTACTTCTTGTGGTTGTACTACCGTAGCTTATTCAAAGGAACCGGCATTACCGGGTAAGGAAATAGATTTGGAAGTGGTTTATAAAGCTGAACATCCGGAGCACTTTGACAAGACGATAACGGTATATTGCAATGCAGAAACTTCTCCGTTGGTATTGAAGATTAGCGGGGATGCAAAATAA
- the lepB gene encoding signal peptidase I yields the protein MKERLQLKKWLNGITNVLFCLCLLVVILIVLQVFVVTSFKIPSDSMEPSLLAGDCILVDKCSGGARLFNVLDAVEKKEVRMHRMSGWRNFQRNDVLVFNFPYPGRWDNIALDVMLYYVKRCIAVPGDTLEIRNTHYRVSGFDGIAGNVQAQEELGKLISSGMTEERGLVLKSFPDGGCNGWTISEFGPLYIPAKGSVVGMNPETRLLYRNVIEWEQKKKLTLHGDSVLLGDSVIHNYRFCENYYFVSGDKMVNSKDSRYWGLLPEPFIVGRAWLVWKSVSPNTGKMRWKRIFKRID from the coding sequence ATGAAGGAGCGGCTGCAATTGAAAAAATGGTTGAATGGAATAACAAACGTATTATTCTGTCTGTGCCTGCTTGTTGTGATACTGATAGTATTGCAGGTGTTTGTGGTGACCTCCTTCAAGATACCGTCGGACTCGATGGAACCGTCGTTGCTGGCGGGTGATTGTATTCTGGTGGATAAATGTTCGGGTGGAGCACGCCTATTCAATGTGCTTGATGCCGTGGAGAAAAAGGAGGTGAGGATGCACCGTATGTCCGGATGGAGAAATTTTCAGCGGAATGATGTACTAGTGTTCAATTTTCCTTATCCGGGCAGGTGGGACAACATTGCGCTGGACGTGATGTTGTATTACGTGAAGCGCTGTATCGCCGTGCCGGGTGATACGTTGGAGATAAGGAATACACATTATCGTGTGTCCGGATTTGATGGTATCGCAGGAAATGTGCAGGCGCAGGAGGAATTAGGTAAATTGATATCTTCGGGCATGACGGAGGAACGGGGCCTTGTTCTTAAGAGCTTTCCCGATGGTGGCTGTAATGGGTGGACTATCAGCGAGTTTGGGCCTCTTTATATACCGGCCAAAGGCAGCGTGGTAGGAATGAATCCGGAAACACGGTTGCTGTATCGGAACGTGATAGAGTGGGAACAGAAAAAGAAACTGACATTGCATGGAGATTCGGTTCTGCTGGGGGACAGTGTGATACACAATTACCGCTTCTGTGAGAACTATTATTTTGTTTCGGGTGACAAGATGGTGAATTCAAAAGATTCCCGCTACTGGGGATTACTGCCGGAACCATTTATAGTGGGAAGGGCATGGCTGGTATGGAAGTCCGTCAGCCCGAATACTGGAAAAATGAGATGGAAACGTATCTTTAAAAGAATAGACTAA
- a CDS encoding transglutaminase domain-containing protein: MKHWCVWVWFTAGLFMACSSENQWLDTALNLAGDNRAELQKVLDRYKEEDGDKYRAACFLIENMPFHGAYEGKALENYRKYFSEYVSFPYSRHVQELIDSLKRADGEFSINQLTYKRDIMTVDSAFLVNHIEWAFKVWREQPWGKHVDFDTFCEYILPYRIGDEPLSLWRKEIYECYSPILDEFRKTDEADNPKVAAQLLMDTLRKANYRNTALFPVGPHLGPDVLKWHTGSCREFTDAMIYVLRALGIPCGVDRVMVLGDNNASHFWNFVLDKEGKTYIANLPYEEVWSKAEEYSISRGKMYRATYSIDKEAVRKLGKYSDVYPAFRRPFFRDVTALYTGSRNWTVALPDSLLSGQFREGDMVYLCLANRLQWQPIGYTFFKKGEARFEDVGGGAVFTLAAWNGKEYAAVSSPFLLERETGKIRFIVPEAEKQELVLYRKCHLTLSVLFNDRMIGGVVEGSDRADFGWKDTLLLIKEAPYRLYTVARLKSDKPYRYMRYKGADGCFCNISELAFYENTEDTIPLYGEIIGTPGSFEDNTHEYLNAFDGNPDTSFDYIHPDGGWTGMDFGSPHRVEKVVYTPRNEVNFIYKGNLYELFYWGGGKWNSVGRQMAVSDSIVYSGFQGALFYLKNHTAGKDERIFEYKDGKQIFW; encoded by the coding sequence ATGAAACATTGGTGTGTATGGGTATGGTTTACAGCAGGTCTGTTTATGGCTTGTTCTTCGGAAAATCAGTGGTTGGACACAGCTTTGAATCTTGCCGGTGATAACCGTGCGGAGTTGCAAAAGGTACTGGACCGTTACAAGGAAGAGGACGGTGACAAATATCGTGCTGCTTGTTTTCTGATAGAGAATATGCCTTTTCATGGTGCTTACGAGGGAAAGGCCTTGGAGAATTACAGGAAGTATTTCAGTGAATACGTTTCATTTCCTTATTCCAGGCATGTGCAAGAGTTGATTGATTCCTTGAAAAGAGCAGATGGAGAATTTTCTATAAATCAATTGACTTATAAGAGGGACATTATGACGGTGGATTCCGCTTTTTTGGTCAATCATATAGAATGGGCATTCAAAGTCTGGCGGGAGCAACCTTGGGGAAAGCATGTTGATTTTGATACTTTCTGCGAATATATATTGCCTTATAGAATAGGGGATGAGCCGCTTTCTCTCTGGCGCAAAGAAATTTATGAGTGCTATAGCCCGATTTTGGATGAATTCAGGAAGACAGATGAGGCTGATAATCCTAAGGTTGCCGCCCAGTTGTTGATGGATACGTTGCGGAAAGCGAACTACCGGAATACGGCTCTTTTTCCGGTGGGGCCTCATTTGGGACCGGATGTACTGAAATGGCATACGGGCAGTTGCCGAGAGTTTACGGATGCCATGATATATGTGTTGCGGGCATTGGGCATTCCGTGCGGAGTAGATAGGGTGATGGTATTAGGAGACAACAATGCCTCTCATTTCTGGAATTTTGTTTTGGATAAGGAAGGAAAGACATACATTGCAAATCTTCCTTATGAAGAAGTATGGAGCAAAGCGGAAGAATATAGCATTTCGAGGGGAAAAATGTACCGGGCAACCTATAGTATTGATAAGGAGGCGGTACGGAAACTGGGGAAATATTCCGATGTTTACCCGGCATTCCGACGTCCGTTCTTCCGCGATGTCACTGCACTTTATACCGGTAGCAGGAATTGGACTGTAGCTCTTCCGGATTCTTTGCTTTCCGGACAGTTTCGTGAGGGGGATATGGTGTATTTGTGCCTTGCCAACAGACTACAATGGCAACCTATAGGATATACTTTCTTTAAGAAGGGGGAGGCTCGTTTTGAGGATGTGGGAGGCGGGGCGGTCTTTACGCTGGCTGCCTGGAACGGAAAGGAATACGCTGCAGTATCTTCTCCTTTTCTTCTGGAGCGTGAAACCGGAAAGATACGGTTCATTGTTCCGGAAGCTGAAAAGCAGGAATTGGTCTTGTATAGGAAGTGCCATCTTACTTTGAGTGTTCTTTTCAATGACCGGATGATTGGGGGAGTAGTGGAAGGAAGCGACCGGGCAGACTTTGGGTGGAAGGATACTCTACTTTTGATAAAGGAGGCTCCGTATCGGCTATATACTGTGGCCCGGTTGAAGTCTGATAAACCGTATCGGTATATGCGCTATAAGGGTGCTGACGGATGTTTCTGTAATATCTCGGAACTGGCTTTTTATGAGAATACGGAAGATACCATACCTCTATATGGGGAAATCATAGGTACTCCGGGAAGTTTTGAAGACAATACACATGAATATTTGAACGCATTTGACGGTAATCCGGATACTTCATTTGATTATATACATCCGGATGGAGGATGGACCGGGATGGACTTTGGAAGTCCCCATCGTGTGGAGAAGGTGGTGTATACTCCTCGTAATGAGGTGAATTTTATTTATAAAGGTAATTTGTATGAATTGTTTTATTGGGGTGGAGGAAAATGGAATTCTGTCGGGCGGCAAATGGCTGTGTCAGATTCTATTGTCTATTCAGGGTTTCAAGGTGCTTTATTTTATCTGAAGAATCACACAGCCGGTAAAGATGAACGGATTTTTGAATATAAAGACGGGAAACAAATCTTTTGGTGA
- a CDS encoding O-antigen ligase family protein translates to MNNVRNLLTGSLVYIACIVLLSLACNVSSGLPVADVIGQWLYFDKSALVVAGCLLMAGLMMEKRYFLFIPVSWVLVMLGGIEAVWGLSQLYGYAVSNHSLYVLTGSFFNPGPYSGYLAMILPVCLYQWLTKRGEILCSDRNDGRRWEKVMDKAGTMVTGGVMLLILCVLPAGMSRSAWLAAGVSCLCVYAWHMDWTDKFRLLWQQQRQRVVMVVVGGFCVLLLAGYLLFVLKPDSARGRLFMWKITCRAIAEKPLTGYGIHNFAAAYGNAQETYFAAGDYEPWEERVAGSPEYAFNEYLQAAVELGIPLAVCLLVVVVLCLYRGVRKGRYGICGAILSLMIFSFSSYPLQLPVFIVTFGGLLVACLSGADRWQWLGLAVSVGIIGGFRLKNDLQVEQACREWMNARVLYNAGAYQSAEKEYGRLYPLLRDRASFLFEYGHGLHKQQQFSKSNRILKEALQRSCDPMILNVIGKNYQQMGDCLSAEDWFIRSTHRLPGRIYPYYLLAKLYAEPSFRQPDKFEKMKWMVLTKEPKVHSTAIRQMREEIKKIQLIFVHIKKDE, encoded by the coding sequence ATGAATAATGTACGTAATCTATTGACTGGAAGTTTGGTCTACATTGCTTGTATAGTTTTATTGTCTTTGGCATGTAACGTTTCTTCCGGACTTCCTGTAGCTGATGTTATAGGGCAATGGCTCTATTTCGATAAAAGTGCATTGGTAGTTGCAGGATGTCTGTTGATGGCTGGATTGATGATGGAAAAAAGGTATTTTCTTTTTATACCGGTTTCGTGGGTATTGGTAATGCTGGGGGGCATTGAGGCTGTTTGGGGATTGAGTCAGCTTTATGGTTATGCTGTGTCCAACCATTCCTTGTATGTATTGACAGGTTCTTTCTTCAATCCGGGGCCTTATTCCGGCTATTTGGCCATGATACTTCCGGTCTGTCTGTATCAATGGCTGACCAAGAGGGGGGAGATTCTCTGCTCTGACCGGAATGATGGAAGAAGATGGGAAAAGGTGATGGATAAGGCTGGAACTATGGTCACTGGTGGTGTGATGCTGCTTATCCTTTGTGTGCTTCCGGCAGGAATGAGCCGTTCGGCATGGTTGGCGGCAGGAGTTTCCTGTCTGTGTGTATATGCTTGGCATATGGATTGGACGGATAAGTTCAGATTATTATGGCAGCAGCAAAGGCAGCGTGTGGTGATGGTAGTGGTCGGTGGATTCTGTGTCTTGCTATTGGCGGGCTATTTACTGTTTGTCTTGAAACCCGATTCTGCACGTGGCCGTCTTTTCATGTGGAAGATAACTTGTCGTGCCATTGCAGAAAAGCCGTTGACCGGATATGGGATTCATAATTTCGCAGCAGCCTATGGAAATGCGCAGGAAACTTATTTTGCAGCAGGTGATTATGAACCGTGGGAGGAACGTGTGGCGGGAAGTCCGGAATATGCATTCAATGAATATCTGCAGGCTGCGGTCGAACTGGGCATTCCTTTGGCGGTATGTCTATTGGTTGTGGTCGTGCTGTGTTTGTATAGGGGAGTCCGTAAAGGACGTTATGGTATCTGTGGGGCTATTCTTTCTTTGATGATATTCTCTTTTTCCTCCTATCCGCTACAACTTCCGGTATTTATCGTTACATTTGGAGGATTGCTTGTGGCGTGCTTGTCCGGTGCCGACCGTTGGCAATGGTTGGGGCTGGCTGTATCAGTAGGCATCATTGGCGGTTTTCGCCTGAAGAATGACTTGCAAGTGGAGCAGGCCTGTCGGGAGTGGATGAATGCGCGGGTGCTGTATAATGCAGGTGCGTATCAATCGGCAGAGAAAGAGTACGGGCGCCTTTATCCTCTGTTGAGGGACCGGGCATCTTTCTTGTTCGAATATGGGCATGGATTGCACAAGCAGCAGCAGTTCAGTAAATCCAACCGTATTTTGAAAGAAGCTTTACAGCGTAGTTGTGACCCCATGATACTGAATGTGATAGGCAAGAACTATCAGCAGATGGGTGATTGCTTGTCAGCGGAAGACTGGTTTATCCGTTCCACCCATCGTTTGCCGGGACGTATTTATCCCTATTATCTGCTTGCGAAGCTTTATGCGGAACCAAGCTTCAGGCAACCGGACAAGTTTGAAAAAATGAAGTGGATGGTATTGACGAAAGAGCCGAAAGTGCATTCTACGGCAATACGACAGATGAGGGAGGAAATAAAAAAGATTCAGCTTATTTTTGTCCATATTAAAAAAGATGAATAA
- a CDS encoding efflux RND transporter periplasmic adaptor subunit, with the protein MKTQNYRYLLCMAVALLAACSDAGKGKESEEGVATVLPSESNEVTVKVLKRATFEHELVSNGKVTAGAMADLRFETTGVVAHIYVKNGDPVRKGQKLAELDKFRLKNKTAQAKDALEKAELELQDVLIGQGYPVGDASKVPADIMKLARVRSGYDQSLAQYELAAYEEEHATLVAPFDGVVANLFSKPFNEASTSEAFCSIIGTQGMEVDFTVLESELPLIKSGDKVIVTPYSDAGSRQEGRITQINPLVDDKGMVKVKATVNGKGRLFSGMNVRVNVHRSLGGQLVIPKSAVVLRSGKQVVFTLKDGKAQWNYVQTGLENAESYSMADDALKEGDTVIVTGNVNLAHEAPVKVVDR; encoded by the coding sequence ATGAAGACACAGAACTATCGATACCTGCTATGCATGGCCGTTGCCCTGCTTGCCGCCTGCTCCGATGCCGGAAAGGGAAAAGAGTCCGAGGAAGGGGTGGCAACCGTCCTGCCAAGTGAAAGCAATGAAGTGACCGTGAAAGTCCTGAAGCGGGCGACCTTTGAGCATGAACTGGTGAGCAACGGAAAAGTAACCGCCGGTGCCATGGCGGATTTGCGTTTTGAGACCACCGGTGTAGTGGCACACATCTACGTGAAGAACGGTGACCCGGTGCGCAAAGGGCAGAAACTTGCCGAACTGGATAAGTTCCGCCTGAAGAACAAGACCGCGCAGGCCAAGGATGCCTTGGAAAAAGCGGAACTTGAGCTGCAGGATGTATTGATAGGGCAAGGCTATCCGGTGGGGGATGCCTCCAAAGTACCTGCTGACATCATGAAGCTGGCCCGCGTGAGGAGCGGTTACGACCAGAGCCTCGCCCAGTATGAGCTTGCCGCGTATGAAGAGGAACACGCCACGCTGGTTGCGCCTTTTGACGGGGTAGTGGCGAACCTGTTCTCCAAACCGTTCAACGAGGCAAGTACCTCGGAAGCCTTCTGCTCCATTATCGGCACTCAAGGTATGGAGGTGGACTTCACGGTGCTGGAAAGCGAACTGCCGTTGATAAAGAGTGGCGACAAGGTGATTGTTACCCCTTATTCGGATGCCGGTTCCAGACAGGAGGGGCGCATCACCCAAATCAATCCTCTGGTGGATGACAAGGGGATGGTTAAGGTGAAGGCTACCGTCAATGGCAAGGGACGGCTGTTCAGTGGGATGAACGTGAGGGTGAACGTGCACCGCTCTCTGGGCGGACAGCTTGTAATCCCGAAGAGTGCCGTGGTGTTGCGTTCGGGCAAGCAGGTGGTGTTTACCCTGAAAGACGGAAAGGCGCAGTGGAACTATGTGCAGACCGGTCTGGAGAATGCGGAAAGCTATAGTATGGCCGACGATGCCCTGAAAGAGGGCGATACGGTCATTGTGACGGGAAATGTGAATCTGGCACATGAAGCACCGGTGAAGGTGGTTGATAGATAA